From Micromonospora nigra, one genomic window encodes:
- a CDS encoding ABC transporter permease subunit: MTWLIWRQHRTEVCVLGVLVGMFGIALLVLGMQAHDLFPAGPARCAGPAGTTEACAASFRRLDEEYGYVENLLAAFYLVPVVIGAFLGAPLLARELEDGTWQLAWTQAVPRMRWLAAKLAALAGVTVALTGMFTAVLTWFRQPFDAWEGRFQYDAFDLQGLVPVAYALFAFGVATAAGAILRRSLPAFGVAFGAFLAARMSVALLARPAYATPLTTVEPVPVGGSKDQAGHRPVPSNASWVIEHGYADATGRRLSWTEYYELEDAANRAGTNLNQFLHARGIQQFEVYHPADRFWTFQLIEAALFVAVAAVLIGVVVWRVRRRKI; encoded by the coding sequence ATGACGTGGTTGATCTGGCGCCAGCACCGGACCGAGGTCTGCGTCCTGGGTGTGCTCGTCGGCATGTTCGGCATCGCCCTGCTCGTGCTCGGGATGCAGGCCCACGACCTGTTCCCCGCCGGTCCCGCCCGGTGTGCGGGACCGGCCGGAACCACCGAGGCCTGCGCGGCCTCCTTCCGCCGGCTCGACGAGGAGTACGGGTACGTCGAGAACCTCCTGGCGGCCTTCTACCTGGTCCCCGTCGTCATCGGTGCGTTCCTCGGTGCGCCGCTGCTCGCGCGCGAACTGGAGGACGGCACCTGGCAGCTCGCGTGGACGCAGGCAGTGCCGCGGATGCGCTGGCTGGCGGCCAAGCTCGCGGCACTGGCCGGCGTCACCGTCGCGCTCACCGGGATGTTCACCGCGGTGCTCACCTGGTTCCGTCAGCCATTCGACGCGTGGGAAGGGCGGTTCCAGTACGACGCCTTCGACCTGCAGGGGCTTGTCCCGGTGGCGTACGCGCTGTTCGCGTTCGGCGTCGCCACCGCCGCGGGAGCGATCCTGCGGCGCAGCCTGCCCGCGTTCGGCGTCGCATTCGGGGCGTTCCTCGCCGCCCGGATGTCGGTGGCGCTGTTGGCCCGTCCCGCGTACGCCACCCCGCTCACCACCGTGGAGCCGGTCCCCGTCGGCGGCTCGAAGGACCAGGCGGGGCACCGGCCCGTGCCCAGCAACGCTTCCTGGGTGATCGAACACGGCTACGCGGACGCCACCGGGCGCAGGCTGAGCTGGACCGAGTACTACGAGCTGGAGGACGCCGCCAACCGGGCCGGCACCAACCTCAACCAGTTCCTGCACGCTCGGGGCATCCAGCAGTTCGAGGTCTACCACCCGGCCGACCGGTTCTGGACGTTCCAGCTCATCGAGGCGGCCCTGTTCGTCGCCGTCGCGGCGGTCCTGATCGGTGTGGTGGTGTGGCGGGTACGGCGCCGTAAGATCTAG
- a CDS encoding methyltransferase: MISPTPLMGLVAGVWAFKTLAAGVELGLYSRLADGRTLTVDEAATEFALAERPADLLLAASASLGLLEKTGNHYRNSELAEQFLVEGRPYYFGAQIRYSDLHTYLPWHRVGEALRTDRPLTWDPQAQQSMFDTTDPEMLVEFWDAMYSTSAFTAHALADAYDFGAHSRLLDVGGGAGAFPIEFCRRLPDLRATILDLPQVCVRAEERIAAAGLSERIGTVGGDFLTDPELPNGHDVILLSMILHDWDERTNRALLAKCHAALPADGAIIICELLLNDERTGPPEAALMGMNMLIETEGGRNYSGAEYAAWLADAGFVDIRTVRFGSPGANGAVVARRA, from the coding sequence ATGATTAGTCCCACCCCTCTTATGGGTCTGGTAGCCGGCGTGTGGGCATTCAAGACCCTCGCGGCCGGTGTCGAACTCGGTTTGTACAGCCGGCTGGCTGACGGGCGGACGCTCACGGTCGACGAGGCGGCCACCGAGTTCGCGCTCGCCGAACGCCCGGCCGACCTGCTGCTGGCCGCGAGCGCGTCCCTCGGGTTGCTGGAGAAGACCGGAAACCACTACCGCAACTCCGAACTCGCCGAGCAGTTCCTGGTCGAGGGCCGTCCGTACTATTTCGGCGCGCAGATCCGCTACTCCGACCTGCACACCTACCTGCCCTGGCACCGGGTTGGCGAGGCCCTGCGAACCGACCGGCCCCTGACCTGGGACCCGCAGGCCCAGCAGTCGATGTTCGACACCACCGACCCTGAGATGCTGGTCGAGTTCTGGGACGCCATGTACTCCACGTCCGCCTTCACCGCCCACGCGCTGGCCGACGCGTACGACTTCGGCGCGCACAGCCGGCTGCTCGACGTCGGTGGCGGGGCCGGCGCTTTCCCGATCGAGTTCTGCCGTCGGCTGCCCGACCTGCGGGCGACCATCCTCGACCTGCCGCAGGTGTGTGTCCGGGCTGAGGAGCGGATCGCGGCGGCGGGCCTGAGCGAGCGGATCGGCACGGTCGGCGGGGACTTCCTCACCGACCCTGAACTGCCGAACGGGCACGACGTCATCCTGCTGAGCATGATCCTGCACGACTGGGACGAGCGAACCAACCGGGCCCTGCTGGCCAAGTGTCACGCGGCCCTGCCGGCCGACGGTGCGATCATCATCTGCGAGCTACTGCTCAACGATGAGCGCACCGGCCCGCCGGAGGCCGCCCTGATGGGCATGAACATGCTGATCGAGACCGAGGGCGGCCGGAACTACTCAGGCGCCGAGTACGCCGCCTGGCTCGCCGACGCCGGCTTCGTCGACATCCGCACCGTGCGGTTCGGCTCCCCGGGCGCCAACGGGGCCGTGGTGGCGCGCCGGGCCTGA
- a CDS encoding helix-turn-helix domain-containing protein, which translates to MNDVGKSFGLLLARYRGDAGLTQQELAERAGLGVRTIGALERSERAAPHRSTLRRLAQALGLPRSDWQNFISVGAGPTPAPPPASQVTSALAAQAAERVGRALHQTGASTDALREFELARRMHRQLGNHDGLARLHGRIAQVLVDTGRFGPALAEVLEAPTGSRITPRTQMLLAMVAARALELHGQPLDGLTHADRAVALAHSINDDHQLAAAYVRRGSLAVQAGLLDNAATDFEAAGRLASQSGDLVRTVQADLGRATVALQRGPLDTARLCAERALAGAEQLGDVLRMVAAGTYAASIAREQDDAAGSRQLAALAAVPCRGVSLVQNLHAQIVLALLDLDAGATAAARGRLEPIVDPAQTLLDASSRREALMLLATADLLDGNLSGAVRRLEDADVLTVSPAFQIPDTIKMVVDILVAQGRADSALATAESMVVRADTSGSVLHRLEALRAVSVAARALGRPAQAAAAIAQSRHLAAAHGFLLRERLLRQPPGAKPTDQ; encoded by the coding sequence ATGAACGACGTGGGCAAGAGTTTCGGGCTCTTGCTTGCCCGCTACCGAGGCGATGCCGGGTTGACGCAGCAGGAACTGGCCGAGCGGGCGGGCCTTGGCGTTCGTACGATCGGGGCGCTGGAACGTTCCGAGCGCGCGGCCCCGCACCGGAGCACGCTGCGCCGCCTCGCGCAGGCTCTGGGCCTGCCGAGAAGTGACTGGCAGAATTTCATCTCGGTCGGTGCCGGCCCCACGCCGGCCCCACCCCCGGCGTCGCAGGTGACTTCGGCGCTCGCCGCTCAGGCCGCCGAGCGGGTGGGCAGGGCGTTGCACCAGACGGGCGCCTCCACCGACGCGCTGCGCGAATTCGAACTTGCTCGCCGGATGCACCGCCAACTCGGCAATCACGACGGGCTGGCGCGGCTGCACGGGCGGATAGCCCAGGTCCTGGTAGACACCGGTCGTTTCGGTCCCGCGCTGGCCGAAGTGCTGGAGGCCCCCACCGGCAGCCGGATCACGCCCCGGACCCAGATGTTGCTGGCGATGGTCGCGGCTCGGGCACTCGAACTGCATGGTCAGCCTCTCGACGGACTGACCCACGCTGATCGGGCGGTGGCTCTCGCGCACAGCATCAACGATGATCATCAGCTCGCTGCGGCCTACGTGCGGCGAGGTTCACTGGCCGTTCAGGCCGGGCTGCTGGACAACGCGGCGACCGACTTCGAGGCGGCGGGTCGGCTGGCCAGCCAGTCGGGCGACCTGGTGCGGACGGTCCAGGCGGATCTCGGACGGGCCACCGTCGCGCTGCAACGGGGCCCGCTGGACACGGCACGGCTCTGCGCCGAGCGGGCGCTGGCCGGCGCGGAGCAGCTCGGCGACGTGCTGCGGATGGTCGCCGCCGGCACGTACGCGGCGTCGATCGCGCGTGAGCAGGACGATGCCGCCGGCAGCCGGCAGCTCGCTGCGCTGGCTGCGGTGCCCTGTCGGGGAGTCAGCCTGGTTCAGAACCTGCACGCCCAGATCGTGCTCGCATTGCTCGATCTTGATGCTGGCGCTACAGCGGCGGCCAGGGGCCGGCTCGAGCCGATCGTCGACCCTGCGCAGACTCTCCTGGACGCCAGTTCACGTCGCGAGGCCCTGATGCTGCTCGCGACCGCCGATCTGCTCGACGGGAACCTTTCCGGCGCCGTTCGGCGGCTCGAGGACGCAGATGTGCTCACCGTCTCTCCAGCCTTTCAGATCCCGGACACCATAAAGATGGTGGTGGACATTCTCGTGGCCCAGGGGCGGGCCGACTCGGCGCTGGCGACCGCCGAGTCGATGGTGGTCAGGGCTGACACCTCCGGCAGCGTGCTACACCGGCTGGAAGCCCTGCGGGCCGTCTCGGTGGCTGCCCGCGCGCTGGGCCGTCCGGCACAGGCCGCCGCGGCGATCGCCCAGAGCCGACACCTCGCGGCGGCGCATGGATTTCTCCTGCGGGAGCGGCTGCTCAGGCAACCACCGGGCGCGAAGCCGACTGATCAGTAG